The Candidatus Margulisiibacteriota bacterium genome has a window encoding:
- a CDS encoding 2-oxoacid:acceptor oxidoreductase family protein: MDNTVEIRWHGRGGQGAKTAALLFGEAAMSLGKYIQAFPEYGPERMGAPVASFNRISSQPINLHCSITNPSLVVVLDPTLMGKVDVTDGMPDGGAIIVNTTSKPAEIKKQLGKEIKVYTVDASGISKETIGRDIPNTPMLGALAKVSGILDFDMMMKDMEKKLSEKFKNKPEIVKGNLAAIKRAYSEVHAE, encoded by the coding sequence ATGGATAACACCGTTGAAATAAGATGGCATGGCCGTGGGGGTCAGGGAGCAAAGACCGCTGCGCTTCTCTTTGGAGAAGCGGCAATGTCCCTGGGTAAATATATTCAGGCTTTTCCGGAATACGGCCCGGAGCGGATGGGCGCGCCGGTCGCTTCGTTTAACCGCATCTCCAGCCAACCGATCAATCTCCACTGTTCGATCACCAATCCCAGCCTGGTTGTGGTCCTTGACCCGACCCTAATGGGAAAGGTTGACGTAACTGACGGGATGCCGGATGGCGGCGCGATCATTGTCAACACTACGAGCAAGCCGGCGGAGATCAAAAAACAGCTGGGGAAAGAGATCAAAGTCTATACCGTTGACGCTTCCGGCATTTCGAAGGAGACGATAGGCCGTGACATTCCCAACACCCCGATGCTTGGCGCCCTGGCCAAGGTTAGCGGGATTCTTGATTTTGACATGATGATGAAAGACATGGAAAAGAAACTCTCCGAGAAATTTAAAAACAAGCCTGAGATCGTCAAGGGGAACCTGGCAGCGATCAAACGGGCGTATAGCGAGGTACATGCCGAATGA